A genome region from Triticum aestivum cultivar Chinese Spring chromosome 2B, IWGSC CS RefSeq v2.1, whole genome shotgun sequence includes the following:
- the LOC123043215 gene encoding putative disease resistance protein At3g14460, translating into MVVVGELGVGVSVMGWFLAPHITKLMEIARECAASKCMLYGDSTEMLQKLADDLYDIKWHLDPDSTDFVNDQGKLDRLWRLKDDVHRVEEILDLFQLEIHDIETTGNYITRNKKRLHGKKVELSRQLVKVLKNLDETRDRARELRHGAGPSMSPKAETGQHTMRDKRSFFGYQDEYAQLVSMLWPQQNGHKLVKVDAKARRVIAIVGHAGMGKTELARQVFRDAKGKFDLCIWVHAYGKNKELDLLKEIWRSADRPVGDMNVSSLQKKMENLLASKRCLLVLDDVWNHELATNEEEREQASLALESIMSFAQGGSRIVMTTRAKICSVTFKAAASIILNGIKPKEMTLLLNHTAKLRTDGTIDNDDKKIQQLVNKQVSKMKGSPLAAVEIGHELRKQTTVDKRCDILHNVEHHLDTVLQAHLFTYRHLLPRLQRCFEFCSIFPYNWRFEAEKLTKMWIAHGFVEEDAQQEGRSMEDVATDYFHSLVDRSLFQEEGGEPAGGNGTTYVIHEQVHWMIRMASTKNCISISGTAVRSIPPTVRHLSVTSSSLDQLKAYPKIIVLSNMRTLLVLQSNHGDDDDDDSTSSTPLISTVDRVLQLTRVYSNCSRA; encoded by the coding sequence ATGGTGGTGGTAGGAGAACTAGGCGTTGGGGTTTCAGTCATGGGGTGGTTCCTAGCGCCTCACATCACCAAGCTCATGGAGATTGCACGGGAGTGCGCAGCCTCCAAGTGCATGCTCTACGGGGACAGCACGGAGATGCTGCAAAAACTGGCGGACGATCTATATGACATCAAGTGGCACCTCGACCCAGACAGCACCGACTTCGTCAACGACCAGGGCAAGCTTGACCGGCTATGGCGGCTCAAAGACGACGTCCACCGCGTGGAGGAGATCTTGGACCTGTTTCAGCTGGAGATCCATGACATCGAGACAACCGGTAATTACATAACAAGAAATAAGAAGCGCCTGCACGGCAAGAAAGTTGAGTTGTCGCGTCAGCTGGTGAAAGTGCTCAAGAATCTAGACGAGACCCGGGACAGGGCGCGGGAACTCCGACATGGCGCAGGCCCTTCCATGTCGCCAAAAGCAGAAACTGGCCAGCACACCATGAGGGACAAGAGGAGCTTCTTCGGGTACCAGGACGAGTATGCCCAGCTGGTCTCTATGTTGTGGCCGCAGCAGAATGGCCACAAGCTGGTGAAGGTGGACGCCAAGGCGCGGCGGGTTATCGCCATCGTCGGCCATGCCGGGATGGGGAAGACAGAGCTTGCTCGCCAGGTGTTTCGGGACGCCAAAGGAAAGTTTGATCTTTGCATATGGGTGCACGCCTATGGCAAGAACAAGGAGTTGGACCTCCTGAAAGAGATCTGGAGGTCTGCTGATAGGCCTGTCGGCGATATGAACGTCTCAAGCCTTCAGAAGAAGATGGAAAACCTATTGGCATCCAAGAGGTGCCTTCTGGTGCTCGATGATGTATGGAACCATGAGTTGGCGACCAacgaggaggagagggagcaggCATCGCTGGCGCTGGAATCAATAATGAGCTTTGCCCAAGGTGGAAGCCGAATCGTGATGACGACTCGTGCCAAGATTTGTTCAGTGACATTCAAAGCAGCTGCAAGCATCATCCTAAATGGAATCAAACCCAAGGAGATGACACTTCTACTCAACCACACCGCCAAGCTAAGGACCGATGGTACTATTGACAATGATGACAAAAAAATTCAACAGCTCGTAAACAAGCAGGTGTCCAAGATGAAGGGGTCCCCGTTGGCGGCCGTGGAGATCGGCCACGAGTTGAGGAAACAAACCACAGTTGACAAGAGGTGCGACATATTGCACAACGTTGAGCATCATTTGGACACCGTGTTACAGGCCCATCTGTTCACGTATCGCCATCTCTTGCCGCGCCTGCAGCGCTGCTTCGAGTTCTGCAGCATATTCCCATACAATTGGAGGTTCGAGGCTGAGAAGTTGACCAAGATGTGGATAGCTCATGGTTTCGTCGAGGAGGACGCCCAACAAGAAGGTCGGAGCATGGAGGATGTCGCCACAGACTACTTCCATAGCCTGGTGGATCGTTCATTGTTCCAAGAAGAAGGAGGCGAACCAGCTGGAGGCAACGGGACGACCTATGTGATCCATGAGCAGGTCCATTGGATGATACGCATGGCCTCTACCAAGAACTGCATCAGCATCTCCGGCACAGCAGTGAGAAGCATCCCTCCCACAGTTCGTCACTTGTCTGTCACCAGCAGCTCTCTTGATCAGCTCAAGGCATATCCTAAAATCATAGTACTCAGCAATATGAGGACCCTGCTAGTCCTACAGAGCaatcatggtgatgatgatgatgatgattcaaCATCATCGACGCCCTTGATCAGTACAGTTGACAGAGTACTCCAGTTGACAAGGGTATACTCAAACTGTTCAAGGGCGTGA